The following coding sequences lie in one Euhalothece natronophila Z-M001 genomic window:
- a CDS encoding photosystem II high light acclimation radical SAM protein, whose amino-acid sequence MTQKILYVRLPCNPIFPIGVVYIADHIHKLFPDIEQRIFDMGTVAPLDFGRSLENCIDEYQPTLLVFSWRDIQIYAPVGGRGGNPLQYAFEFYYAKNPLRKLHGALGGMRVTAAYYGELWRNMGLIKRGLKRAQKYNPQARTIIGGGAVSVFYEQLENKLPKGTIVSVGEGELLLEKLLRGENFQDERCYVVGETKPRENMIHEAPTPLEKTACDYDYIERMWPEFKYYLQENDFYIGVQTKRGCPHNCYYCIYTVVEGKQVRVNPADEVVAEMRQLYDRGIRNFWFTDAQFIPAKKYIPDAIELLQKIYDSGMNDIHWAAYIRADNLTPELCDLMVKTGMNYFEIGISSGSQELVRKMRMGYNLRVVLQNCRDLKNAGYDELVSVNYSFNVLDERIETIRQTIAYHRALEEIFGEDKVEPAIFFIGLQPHTHLEEYALENGILNSDYNPMSLMPWTAKKLLWNPEPLGSLFGEVCLQAWENNPNDFGREVMAILEQRFGRADLEEALNAPMKEASQPQLSSVS is encoded by the coding sequence CTATGTTCGGCTTCCCTGTAACCCCATTTTCCCCATTGGTGTAGTTTACATAGCGGATCATATTCACAAACTTTTCCCTGACATTGAGCAACGCATTTTTGACATGGGAACTGTTGCCCCCCTTGACTTTGGGCGTTCTTTAGAAAATTGCATTGATGAATATCAACCCACACTATTAGTTTTTTCTTGGCGTGATATTCAAATTTATGCCCCAGTAGGCGGACGTGGTGGCAACCCCTTACAGTACGCCTTTGAATTTTACTATGCTAAGAATCCTTTAAGAAAACTTCATGGGGCATTAGGGGGAATGCGAGTTACCGCCGCTTATTATGGAGAACTCTGGCGCAATATGGGGTTAATTAAACGCGGTTTAAAACGAGCGCAAAAGTATAACCCCCAAGCCCGAACCATTATCGGCGGTGGTGCGGTTAGTGTCTTTTATGAACAACTCGAAAATAAACTCCCTAAAGGCACTATTGTTTCTGTGGGAGAAGGAGAACTCCTCCTAGAAAAATTATTACGGGGAGAAAACTTCCAAGATGAACGCTGCTATGTGGTGGGAGAAACCAAGCCTCGTGAAAATATGATTCATGAAGCCCCAACGCCACTGGAAAAAACCGCCTGTGATTATGATTATATTGAGCGGATGTGGCCCGAGTTTAAGTATTATCTGCAAGAGAATGACTTTTATATTGGGGTGCAAACCAAGCGTGGCTGTCCACACAATTGCTATTACTGCATTTACACAGTGGTAGAAGGAAAACAGGTTCGTGTGAACCCTGCTGATGAAGTGGTGGCAGAAATGCGCCAACTTTACGATCGCGGCATTCGCAATTTCTGGTTTACAGATGCCCAATTTATTCCAGCGAAAAAATATATTCCTGATGCCATAGAACTACTGCAAAAAATCTATGATTCAGGAATGAATGATATTCATTGGGCAGCGTATATTCGGGCAGATAACCTAACCCCAGAATTATGCGACCTAATGGTAAAAACAGGAATGAACTACTTTGAAATTGGCATTAGTAGCGGTTCTCAAGAATTAGTTCGTAAAATGCGGATGGGATATAATCTGCGAGTGGTTCTACAAAATTGCCGCGATCTCAAAAATGCAGGTTATGATGAATTGGTTTCAGTAAATTACTCCTTTAACGTTCTTGATGAGCGCATTGAAACCATCCGTCAAACCATTGCTTACCACCGCGCTTTAGAAGAAATTTTTGGGGAAGATAAAGTTGAACCTGCCATCTTCTTTATTGGTTTACAGCCTCATACCCATTTAGAGGAGTATGCCCTAGAAAATGGTATTCTCAACTCAGATTATAATCCCATGAGCTTGATGCCTTGGACAGCGAAAAAACTGCTTTGGAATCCTGAACCATTAGGGAGTTTATTTGGGGAAGTATGTCTGCAAGCATGGGAAAATAATCCCAATGACTTTGGACGCGAGGTAATGGCAATTTTAGAACAACGCTTTGGTCGCGCTGATCTAGAAGAAGCTCTCAATGCTCCGATGAAAGAGGCATCTCAGCCTCAGTTAAGTTCTGTTAGTTAA
- a CDS encoding DICT sensory domain-containing protein — translation MLKGSILEKLYTAHQTNHQTLNLGVYYKNTLVALCHALEDFILNTKSSPLVITAFQQGKWYLQEADRYGEIANHARKIAIMAAPGTGFAEHPTSQRENVALVSLNPDSDPVAQEWHLIICSPSYTAMVLCQELSEADYGKNGLPEHDLERKFYGFWTFEPHLVQETVEIAIAHIEQYNQSLATELNQHYQNISQEFGQVESEDTGVVVSQVVDYLQHSQAELLNQQALADSEASYLPQSQALDDNLLSNEMQAFLRMAQLIDQADLDNPMAASEVTALAETMGQVLDLPAWQQKRLRLAGLLHRLVPTLAQTPPEENEEKAPACDLIPSVEALRAMPRMSAIARIITHQTENWDGSGTPGGLAHDSIPLESRILALVSYFQRRVNDLRTKEKTNSREETLSQALSECQEQANTRFDPKLTEALGLLVMGMQQGMSLETSQPKLQQECGY, via the coding sequence ATGCTCAAGGGATCAATTTTAGAAAAACTCTATACCGCCCATCAAACGAATCATCAAACGCTTAATTTAGGAGTTTACTATAAAAATACGTTAGTGGCGCTTTGTCATGCTTTAGAGGATTTTATTCTCAATACGAAAAGCTCTCCTTTAGTGATTACTGCCTTTCAACAGGGGAAATGGTATTTGCAAGAGGCAGATCGTTATGGGGAAATTGCTAACCATGCTCGCAAAATTGCCATTATGGCAGCCCCAGGAACAGGATTTGCAGAACACCCCACCAGTCAACGAGAGAATGTGGCGTTAGTCAGCTTAAATCCAGATAGCGATCCTGTAGCGCAAGAATGGCATTTAATTATTTGTTCTCCGAGTTATACTGCGATGGTGCTGTGTCAGGAACTTTCTGAAGCGGATTATGGTAAGAATGGCTTGCCAGAGCATGATTTAGAACGGAAATTCTACGGGTTTTGGACATTTGAACCGCATTTAGTCCAAGAAACAGTTGAAATCGCGATCGCGCATATTGAGCAATACAATCAGTCTCTCGCCACCGAACTCAATCAACATTATCAAAACATTAGCCAAGAATTTGGGCAAGTGGAATCAGAAGATACAGGGGTAGTGGTGTCGCAAGTGGTGGATTATCTGCAACATTCCCAAGCGGAACTCCTCAACCAACAAGCCCTCGCTGATAGTGAGGCTTCCTATTTACCCCAATCGCAAGCCCTCGATGATAATTTATTATCCAATGAGATGCAAGCCTTTCTCCGCATGGCACAACTCATTGATCAAGCTGATCTAGACAACCCTATGGCAGCATCGGAAGTTACCGCTCTCGCCGAAACCATGGGACAAGTTTTAGACTTACCTGCCTGGCAACAAAAACGCCTCCGTTTAGCTGGTTTACTCCATCGCTTAGTTCCGACACTAGCGCAAACGCCGCCAGAAGAAAATGAAGAAAAAGCCCCTGCTTGTGACTTAATTCCCAGTGTAGAAGCCCTGCGAGCCATGCCTAGAATGAGCGCGATCGCGCGGATCATTACCCACCAAACAGAAAACTGGGATGGAAGTGGCACTCCCGGTGGACTTGCCCATGATAGTATTCCCTTAGAGTCAAGAATCTTAGCCCTTGTCAGCTATTTTCAACGACGAGTTAATGATCTACGCACTAAAGAAAAAACCAATAGCCGAGAAGAAACTCTTAGCCAAGCTCTTTCTGAGTGTCAAGAGCAAGCCAACACCCGTTTTGATCCCAAGCTCACAGAAGCCTTAGGATTATTAGTAATGGGAATGCAACAAGGCATGAGCCTCGAAACCTCTCAACCAAAATTGCAGCAGGAATGTGGCTATTAG
- a CDS encoding pentapeptide repeat-containing protein, with amino-acid sequence MDIEAIRNGKISELVGADLEDEILTEADLEKANLRGANLVGVDLSQANLQGAYLDGANLLGATLIRCDLRGSLLGVNLTQANLQGADLRGSNLRGANLMGAILLRVSLAGAFLSGANFGDADIQGGDLRASELHGVNFQGANLKGANLAQAQLQGANLSKVNLEEADLRGANLSGANLSGANLLCSELEAINLKGANLENTCLVGTQYDLNS; translated from the coding sequence ATGGACATTGAAGCAATCCGCAATGGGAAAATTTCTGAGCTTGTTGGAGCAGATCTCGAAGACGAAATTTTAACTGAAGCTGATCTGGAAAAAGCTAACCTTCGGGGAGCCAATTTAGTAGGCGTTGATCTGTCTCAGGCTAATTTACAAGGGGCTTATCTTGATGGGGCAAACCTTTTAGGGGCAACGCTCATTCGTTGTGATCTGCGTGGTAGTTTGTTAGGCGTGAATCTGACTCAAGCTAATTTACAAGGGGCTGATTTACGAGGAAGTAACTTGCGTGGTGCAAATTTAATGGGCGCAATCTTATTACGAGTTAGTTTAGCAGGAGCCTTTCTGAGTGGAGCTAATTTCGGTGATGCTGATATTCAGGGTGGAGATTTAAGAGCCAGTGAATTACACGGGGTCAACTTTCAGGGCGCGAACTTGAAAGGCGCAAATTTAGCCCAAGCCCAATTACAGGGAGCGAATTTATCCAAGGTAAATTTAGAAGAAGCAGACTTACGGGGAGCCAATTTATCAGGGGCGAATTTATCAGGGGCAAACTTACTGTGTTCAGAGTTAGAAGCGATTAACTTAAAGGGGGCAAATTTAGAGAATACTTGTTTAGTGGGGACACAATATGACTTAAATTCTTAA